The Fluviicola sp. genome contains a region encoding:
- a CDS encoding pirin family protein, whose product MSKEVTRRNFVQRLSAASAGLFALPWLASGKEPSEPSIEKNMNAVKRFFPLGFQWETQDPFLFCVHHEDQFPKGNEQMGPDPEYFKGRHMGDDFIIKDGFRMYHGKKVPGFPGHPHRGFETITVVRHGLVDHADSLGAAGRYGNGDVQWMTAGKGVQHSEMFPLMSQAEENPLELFQVWLNLPKKDKMVEPHFKMLWRESIPNLKLDQGKVLVELIAGTWGEHKAVSPPPDSWAFPGENEVLIVNIKMEPHAKVILPKASADVNRSLFFYEGDQLSINEESYESYSGFFLDPAVETQLSSNETPVSIFLLQGKPINEQVMQYGPFVMNTKEEIKQAFDDYHQTQFGGWPWPKYDQVHDRNKTRFALHADGKEEVKDV is encoded by the coding sequence ATGAGTAAAGAAGTCACACGTAGAAATTTTGTTCAGCGCCTTTCTGCAGCCTCTGCAGGACTTTTTGCATTGCCCTGGCTGGCAAGCGGAAAAGAACCGTCCGAACCCTCAATAGAAAAGAATATGAATGCAGTAAAACGCTTTTTCCCTTTGGGCTTTCAATGGGAAACACAGGATCCGTTCTTGTTTTGTGTGCATCACGAAGACCAGTTCCCGAAAGGAAATGAACAAATGGGGCCTGACCCGGAATATTTCAAGGGCCGCCACATGGGCGATGATTTTATCATCAAGGACGGATTCCGGATGTATCACGGGAAGAAGGTTCCGGGTTTTCCGGGACATCCGCATCGCGGTTTTGAGACCATTACGGTGGTGCGTCACGGGTTGGTAGATCATGCCGATTCATTGGGTGCTGCGGGCCGCTATGGAAACGGTGATGTGCAATGGATGACTGCGGGAAAAGGAGTGCAGCATTCGGAAATGTTTCCTTTGATGTCACAAGCGGAAGAAAATCCGCTGGAATTGTTCCAGGTGTGGCTGAACCTGCCGAAAAAGGATAAAATGGTAGAGCCGCATTTCAAGATGTTGTGGCGTGAAAGCATCCCGAACCTGAAACTGGACCAGGGGAAAGTACTGGTTGAACTGATTGCAGGAACCTGGGGTGAACACAAAGCAGTTAGTCCGCCACCGGATTCGTGGGCATTTCCGGGTGAAAACGAGGTGCTGATTGTCAATATCAAAATGGAACCGCACGCAAAAGTGATTTTGCCGAAAGCATCGGCTGATGTGAATCGCAGTTTGTTTTTCTACGAAGGCGACCAGTTGTCGATCAATGAAGAGAGTTATGAATCCTATTCCGGGTTTTTCCTGGATCCGGCTGTTGAAACGCAGTTAAGTTCGAACGAAACTCCTGTAAGCATTTTCCTGTTACAAGGAAAACCGATCAACGAACAGGTAATGCAATACGGCCCGTTTGTGATGAATACGAAGGAGGAAATCAAACAGGCATTCGATGATTACCATCAAACGCAATTCGGTGGTTGGCCATGGCCTAAATACGACCAGGTGCACGACCGGAACAAAACGCGTTTTGCGTTGCACGCGGACGGGAAGGAAGAGGTTAAGGACGTATAG
- a CDS encoding cupin has protein sequence MAVLSIPDLNITERDPEKIRAFMNARGIFFDQWQADVVFEDSANQEEILKAYESSLTPFMHSGGYQTADVITINKLTENYEAIRAKFLAEHTHSEDEIRFFVDGEGLFWFNLETEPVFNLLCEKGDLISVPEGTKHWFDAGETNPFVKAIRIFIDMSGWVPHYTESKLEQRFSDFRVEK, from the coding sequence ATGGCAGTATTATCTATTCCGGACTTGAATATTACGGAGCGCGATCCTGAGAAGATTCGCGCATTCATGAATGCACGCGGGATCTTTTTTGATCAGTGGCAGGCAGATGTGGTGTTTGAAGACAGTGCAAACCAAGAGGAAATCCTGAAAGCATATGAATCGAGTTTGACTCCTTTCATGCATTCCGGCGGTTACCAGACTGCGGATGTGATTACGATCAATAAGCTGACGGAGAATTACGAGGCTATCCGTGCGAAATTTTTGGCCGAGCATACGCATTCGGAAGATGAGATCCGTTTTTTCGTGGATGGCGAAGGTTTGTTCTGGTTCAACCTGGAAACGGAGCCTGTATTTAATTTGCTGTGCGAAAAGGGTGATTTGATTTCCGTTCCGGAAGGTACCAAGCATTGGTTCGATGCCGGAGAAACGAACCCGTTCGTGAAGGCGATCCGCATTTTCATTGATATGAGCGGATGGGTGCCTCATTACACGGAATCGAAACTGGAGCAGCGGTTCAGCGATTTCAGAGTTGAGAAATAA
- the mtnC gene encoding acireductone synthase, whose amino-acid sequence MTITRPKYILTDIEGTTSSISFVAEELFPYFRDNISDLLALKDRLVVKEAFDETVQLAQAEDGETLTTDEEIIQKLHQWSMEDRKITPLKTLQGVLWDTGYRDGELKGHVYPEVAANLKNWKEQGINLGVFSSGSIAAQKLIFGYSIAGDLTPYFSHYFDTTTGGKREAGTYAKIAEELQLDPSEILFLSDIAEELQAAASNGFQTIQLVREETQPSWERSVASFDEIIFE is encoded by the coding sequence ATGACGATTACCAGACCCAAATATATTCTTACTGATATCGAAGGAACGACTTCTTCCATCTCTTTTGTTGCCGAAGAATTGTTTCCTTATTTCCGGGACAATATTTCCGACTTGCTTGCCTTGAAAGACCGTTTGGTGGTTAAAGAAGCTTTCGATGAAACGGTTCAGCTGGCCCAAGCGGAAGACGGGGAAACGCTCACTACGGATGAGGAAATCATTCAGAAACTGCACCAATGGAGTATGGAGGACCGGAAGATCACACCGTTGAAAACCTTGCAGGGAGTTTTGTGGGATACCGGTTACCGCGACGGAGAACTGAAAGGACATGTTTACCCGGAAGTAGCGGCGAACCTGAAAAACTGGAAGGAACAGGGCATCAATCTCGGCGTATTCTCATCGGGTTCCATAGCGGCTCAAAAACTGATTTTCGGTTATAGCATTGCGGGAGACCTGACGCCTTATTTTTCCCATTATTTTGATACCACTACCGGAGGAAAACGGGAAGCGGGAACTTATGCGAAAATTGCAGAAGAGTTGCAACTGGACCCTTCAGAAATCCTTTTCCTGAGCGATATAGCGGAAGAACTGCAGGCTGCGGCCTCAAACGGGTTCCAAACGATCCAATTGGTGCGCGAAGAAACGCAACCTTCCTGGGAACGATCTGTGGCATCATTCGATGAGATCATTTTCGAATAA
- a CDS encoding n-acetylglutamate synthase — protein MNYHNKKFRPVSNTPNGETSEETTFHYKQEGNILTCTYSGGQIKCGQLIGLVDTEGNIDIRYHQINAKGILMTGTCYSKPEILSDGRIRLHESWQWTSGDQSKGNSVLEEI, from the coding sequence ATGAACTATCACAACAAAAAATTCAGACCGGTCAGCAATACACCAAACGGCGAAACCTCCGAAGAAACGACCTTTCATTACAAGCAAGAAGGAAATATTCTTACCTGCACTTATTCCGGCGGACAGATCAAATGTGGACAACTAATCGGGTTAGTGGATACGGAAGGAAATATTGATATACGTTATCATCAAATCAATGCCAAAGGAATATTGATGACCGGAACTTGTTATTCCAAACCAGAAATTCTTAGTGATGGAAGAATCCGATTGCATGAAAGCTGGCAGTGGACTTCCGGTGATCAATCTAAGGGAAATTCAGTATTGGAAGAAATTTGA
- a CDS encoding OmpA family protein: MKVFNKSILMGGLAVGILAVSSCKPVYTCGDPIPEKKPGGKRLQTVISERDSLCTTLADQKSVNERLVSDNKNLQMKLSGQENINENQSAQLSQQERDLQNKNKDLQEKERMLREMQAIIARQDAMTKKLNQTLRDALVGFNSDELTMEIRDGKVYVSMSDKLLFKSGSNAVEPKGVEALKALADVLNKNPDIQILVEGHTDNVPIKTAVYKDNWDLSVARATSITRMMNEKYGVAATRMTASGRGEYFPKASNDTPEGKAKNRRTEIILSPKLDEIMNLLQSSGK, from the coding sequence ATGAAAGTATTCAACAAAAGCATTCTAATGGGCGGATTAGCCGTTGGAATACTGGCAGTGTCCTCTTGTAAACCAGTTTATACATGTGGCGACCCTATTCCTGAAAAGAAACCAGGTGGAAAAAGACTTCAGACAGTGATATCCGAACGAGATTCCTTGTGTACAACACTTGCCGACCAGAAATCGGTAAACGAGCGACTTGTTTCTGATAACAAAAATCTTCAAATGAAGCTTTCAGGCCAGGAAAACATCAATGAGAACCAATCCGCGCAATTAAGCCAGCAGGAAAGAGACCTTCAGAATAAAAACAAGGATCTCCAGGAAAAAGAACGCATGCTGCGTGAAATGCAGGCAATTATTGCGCGTCAGGATGCAATGACCAAAAAGCTGAACCAGACCCTGAGAGATGCGCTGGTTGGATTTAACTCCGATGAATTGACCATGGAAATCCGTGACGGGAAAGTTTACGTTTCCATGTCCGATAAACTCTTGTTCAAATCAGGTTCCAATGCCGTTGAGCCGAAAGGAGTCGAAGCATTGAAAGCACTTGCCGATGTATTGAACAAAAACCCGGATATCCAGATCCTGGTAGAAGGCCATACGGATAACGTTCCGATCAAAACAGCCGTTTACAAAGACAACTGGGATTTGAGTGTGGCGCGTGCAACATCTATCACACGGATGATGAACGAAAAATACGGCGTTGCAGCAACGCGTATGACCGCTTCAGGACGCGGGGAATATTTCCCGAAAGCATCCAACGATACTCCGGAAGGAAAAGCAAAAAACCGACGAACAGAAATCATTCTTTCTCCGAAATTGGATGAAATTATGAACTTGTTGCAAAGTTCAGGAAAATAA
- a CDS encoding T9SS type A sorting domain-containing protein, with translation MRKLVTLTALGMLVLAAKAQIPNNGFEILNADNNVSQWSKAFLTVIWIDSTGESHGDSIVFDSPNNALYLPSTDAHSGQYALEMRNALNLTSGIGITGGAILHSEDTYAIGFELPVPVSPMIPESFSFYYKYFPLATDSAYAIAKMFDVDGFQIGEASITLGGTVSNYTFASAPIVYTDLRPVEYISINFATATPESQPTFGTRFLVDDVSFDGTLGLDEPENALSIYPNPSATEFSIDGMQEDYEVKLFSLSGESLELTVSADGKINCSNWPDGVYLLHISTGTGTSVKKLMVSH, from the coding sequence ATGAGAAAACTAGTTACACTTACAGCATTGGGAATGCTTGTACTCGCAGCGAAAGCACAAATTCCGAATAACGGATTTGAGATACTGAATGCAGACAATAACGTCAGCCAATGGTCGAAAGCCTTCCTGACAGTTATCTGGATCGATTCCACCGGCGAATCACACGGAGATTCCATTGTATTCGACAGTCCGAACAACGCTTTGTACCTTCCTTCAACGGATGCACATTCCGGTCAGTACGCACTTGAAATGCGCAACGCACTCAATCTTACATCCGGTATCGGAATTACAGGAGGAGCAATCCTGCATTCCGAGGACACGTATGCAATCGGTTTTGAACTACCGGTTCCCGTAAGCCCGATGATACCGGAATCTTTCAGTTTTTACTACAAATACTTCCCGCTGGCAACGGATTCTGCCTATGCCATTGCAAAAATGTTTGATGTGGACGGATTCCAGATCGGTGAAGCGTCCATTACACTGGGCGGAACGGTCAGCAACTACACCTTTGCCAGTGCCCCGATCGTTTATACGGATTTAAGGCCTGTGGAATATATCTCAATCAATTTCGCAACCGCTACACCGGAAAGCCAGCCCACTTTCGGAACACGTTTTTTGGTGGATGATGTTTCTTTTGACGGAACGCTCGGACTGGATGAACCTGAAAATGCACTATCCATCTATCCGAACCCTTCAGCTACTGAATTCTCAATCGATGGTATGCAGGAAGATTACGAGGTGAAATTGTTCAGTTTAAGCGGAGAATCATTGGAATTAACAGTGTCTGCTGACGGCAAAATCAACTGTTCGAACTGGCCTGACGGAGTTTACCTGCTACACATTTCTACCGGAACGGGGACTTCGGTTAAAAAATTAATGGTTTCACATTAA
- the mtnB gene encoding methylthioribulose 1-phosphate dehydratase encodes MEQLKKELADVIRAYHQKGWSPATSTNYSFRLAERPEVIVVSRSGIDKSAFSAADFMEVDMEGKALPAYEGIRPSAETLIHCKLYQLFPEMMCIVHSHSVYSVLQSMKNSQAVELSGYEVLKGFEGIQTHDTTVQVPVFDNTQDMPAFAATLEAQKHRLTVPTFIMRQHGTYAWGRNLFEAKRHLETAEYLFEVDWKFSK; translated from the coding sequence ATGGAACAGCTGAAAAAAGAACTGGCAGACGTTATTCGTGCCTATCACCAAAAAGGCTGGTCGCCTGCAACTTCTACCAATTATTCCTTCAGATTGGCTGAAAGACCCGAGGTGATCGTTGTTTCCCGCTCCGGGATCGATAAATCCGCGTTCTCTGCAGCTGATTTCATGGAAGTGGACATGGAAGGGAAAGCACTTCCGGCTTACGAAGGAATTCGTCCGTCGGCAGAAACGCTGATCCATTGCAAATTGTACCAATTATTCCCGGAGATGATGTGCATTGTTCACAGCCATTCGGTGTATTCGGTGTTGCAATCCATGAAGAACTCCCAGGCCGTTGAATTGAGCGGTTACGAAGTGTTGAAAGGTTTCGAAGGAATCCAGACACACGATACAACCGTGCAAGTCCCGGTTTTCGACAATACCCAGGATATGCCGGCATTTGCAGCTACGCTGGAAGCGCAGAAACACCGCCTCACAGTTCCTACATTCATTATGCGCCAACACGGAACGTATGCCTGGGGAAGAAACTTATTCGAAGCCAAACGCCACCTCGAAACAGCAGAATACCTGTTCGAAGTAGACTGGAAATTTTCGAAATAA
- a CDS encoding sulfatase-like hydrolase/transferase, translated as MSLLKSVPKRVLPYFIALFVALVISRIFQIIEEPNEIFRTEIKAEYHLKGFIMDLLLALLISTVGCVFAVLWSVFLKRGSLFFLHLFALIGILSNYALTVYFVKTNLLLGDVFYQLSYSELMTSANLDSNLTFFAVAFPVFLLIAYFLIGFLLQKVRFGKITSAVFVSLMLISLVAYPWKVIVSRDYVGDMVVNNKLIAFIGVSEKHFLSGNELDQVSTSVFKQLDDSFFPDPANRNNEYSLIHELDSESEFGTYIRKSPKGPPNIVIIIVESLSSFLVGKNENNPCHFMPFLDSLSQKSLYFPNFMSTCERTHNVLPATLASTPNPPEKQLMQGEEYPRHWSLISLLDSYHSRFYCGVRMNFANMDDFMEYNQTDYVVHSWEKRFPTVRNGVRSTWGHADDHLFEKSFVDDQKFPVKKPKLDIFLTISTHEPFAYPNKKHYMDLVKEKLSHSIASLKQRAEINRLSEVYGSYLFTDQALKSYFEKASKKADYDNTIFFILGDHGNPLFPRNEIQKYQTPLFIFSPLLKKTGRFNSISSHNDLTPTILNYLRINYPELKLPKQVPFFGREISFEKSFICKRTLPLITLDSETKHLIFGDYYQYEGQLYRIRKGMALAPVNDQALNNKLSKQLLAYRKLAQYYHENDKIIPKEQFQKFARRGEKLVLRNDFVKTMHNNESSDGFIKLAPKIRIKKEWKGLEVELNGEIFLNNRKELEEFVQLMFALEATKNGKKKMIKWKAHSAKLQEPLQPEKWNRITYSFFVDVKNCRSKDQIYELVYYLRNPKNRKIKIRKSMINVIAWK; from the coding sequence ATGAGCCTGCTCAAGTCTGTACCTAAACGCGTTTTGCCCTACTTCATCGCCTTGTTTGTGGCGCTGGTTATTTCGCGCATCTTTCAAATTATCGAGGAACCGAATGAGATTTTCCGGACCGAAATAAAGGCCGAATACCACCTGAAGGGTTTTATCATGGACTTGTTGCTCGCGCTGCTGATTTCCACAGTAGGATGTGTTTTCGCGGTTCTTTGGTCCGTTTTCCTGAAAAGAGGAAGCTTGTTCTTCCTGCATCTGTTCGCCCTTATAGGCATTCTTTCCAATTATGCACTCACGGTTTACTTCGTGAAAACAAACCTGCTCCTGGGAGACGTGTTTTACCAGTTGAGCTATTCCGAGTTGATGACCTCGGCGAACCTGGATTCAAACCTCACTTTTTTCGCCGTTGCCTTCCCGGTCTTCTTATTAATCGCTTACTTTCTCATCGGCTTCCTGCTCCAGAAAGTCCGTTTCGGCAAAATTACTTCTGCGGTGTTTGTTTCACTGATGCTGATTTCCCTGGTGGCTTATCCCTGGAAGGTGATTGTTTCCCGCGATTATGTAGGAGACATGGTGGTGAACAACAAACTGATCGCTTTCATCGGTGTGAGCGAAAAGCACTTTTTGTCGGGGAATGAACTGGACCAGGTGAGTACTTCTGTTTTTAAACAGCTGGATGATTCTTTTTTCCCCGATCCCGCCAATCGAAACAACGAATATTCCCTGATCCACGAACTGGATTCTGAAAGTGAATTCGGAACATACATCCGTAAATCGCCCAAAGGACCACCGAATATCGTAATCATCATCGTAGAATCACTTTCCTCCTTTTTGGTTGGGAAAAACGAGAACAATCCCTGCCACTTCATGCCGTTTTTGGATTCTCTGTCTCAGAAAAGTCTTTATTTCCCCAATTTCATGTCGACTTGCGAACGCACCCACAATGTGCTTCCTGCTACGCTTGCATCCACTCCCAATCCGCCCGAAAAGCAACTCATGCAAGGCGAAGAGTACCCGCGGCACTGGTCATTGATCTCCCTCCTGGATTCATATCATTCCCGTTTTTATTGCGGAGTGAGAATGAACTTCGCCAACATGGATGATTTTATGGAATACAACCAGACCGATTATGTGGTCCATTCCTGGGAAAAAAGGTTTCCGACCGTGCGGAACGGTGTGCGCAGTACCTGGGGGCATGCAGATGATCACCTGTTCGAAAAATCATTTGTCGACGATCAGAAATTCCCGGTTAAAAAACCGAAATTGGACATATTCCTGACTATCAGCACCCATGAACCCTTTGCTTACCCCAATAAGAAGCACTACATGGACCTGGTTAAAGAAAAACTGAGCCATTCGATAGCCTCTTTGAAGCAACGGGCAGAAATCAACCGGCTTTCCGAAGTATATGGAAGTTATCTCTTTACGGACCAGGCGCTGAAAAGCTACTTCGAAAAAGCTTCCAAAAAAGCGGATTACGACAATACGATCTTCTTCATTCTTGGCGATCATGGAAACCCGTTGTTTCCGCGAAATGAGATCCAGAAATACCAAACCCCGCTGTTCATTTTTTCTCCCCTGCTGAAAAAAACGGGCCGGTTTAATTCCATTTCTTCGCACAACGACCTCACTCCCACCATTCTCAATTACCTGCGGATCAACTACCCGGAATTAAAATTGCCCAAACAGGTTCCTTTCTTCGGACGTGAAATTTCCTTTGAAAAATCGTTTATCTGCAAGCGTACCCTGCCTTTGATTACCCTTGACAGTGAAACCAAACACCTGATCTTCGGGGATTATTACCAATACGAAGGGCAATTGTACCGCATCCGGAAAGGAATGGCCCTGGCGCCGGTGAATGATCAGGCATTGAACAACAAACTTTCGAAACAACTGCTTGCTTACCGGAAACTGGCTCAGTACTACCACGAAAACGATAAGATCATCCCCAAAGAACAATTCCAAAAATTTGCACGGAGAGGCGAAAAACTGGTCTTGCGCAACGATTTTGTAAAAACCATGCACAACAATGAGTCCAGCGACGGCTTCATCAAACTGGCCCCGAAAATCCGCATCAAAAAAGAATGGAAAGGACTCGAAGTGGAATTGAACGGCGAAATTTTTCTGAACAACCGGAAAGAACTGGAAGAATTCGTTCAGTTAATGTTTGCATTGGAAGCGACCAAAAACGGAAAGAAGAAAATGATCAAATGGAAAGCGCATTCGGCAAAACTCCAGGAACCCCTTCAACCGGAAAAATGGAACAGGATTACCTATTCGTTCTTTGTGGATGTAAAGAACTGCCGCTCAAAAGACCAGATCTACGAACTGGTTTATTACCTCCGGAACCCGAAAAACAGGAAAATAAAGATCCGGAAAAGCATGATCAATGTAATTGCCTGGAAGTAG
- a CDS encoding sterol desaturase family protein, which yields MVDYVEKLIIFISTPIYVVLILGEIILSNWHNRKLYTVGDTIQNLYLMIANMGIDVLMRGITLFVLLFFFDYRFVHWESHAWMYWTMLFIAEDFIFYWIHRIDHMVRFFWAIHVTHHSSDKYNLTTGFRSSVFQPVYRFIWFIPLVFLGFEPFDIFIMYSITQTYGILVHTKAVKKLGALEYFLVTPSHHRVHHASNVEYLDKNMGMILIVWDKLFGTFQAEIDDLPIQFGLYEKKIDNNPANVIFHEWVSIYKDVRNARGLKNKWLYITKPPGWSPDGSTMTSKQLRNQIKQAEKK from the coding sequence ATGGTTGATTACGTAGAAAAACTCATCATTTTTATCAGCACACCGATTTACGTGGTGTTGATCCTTGGTGAAATTATTCTGAGTAATTGGCACAACCGCAAGCTATATACGGTCGGAGATACGATCCAGAACCTTTACCTGATGATCGCCAATATGGGAATCGACGTACTGATGCGCGGAATAACCCTGTTCGTGCTTCTATTCTTCTTTGATTACCGCTTCGTTCATTGGGAATCACATGCGTGGATGTACTGGACTATGCTATTCATCGCGGAAGATTTTATTTTCTATTGGATCCACCGCATCGATCACATGGTGCGCTTCTTTTGGGCCATTCACGTAACGCACCATTCATCGGATAAGTACAATCTAACAACCGGTTTCCGTTCTTCGGTGTTCCAGCCCGTTTATCGCTTTATCTGGTTTATTCCTTTGGTATTTTTAGGCTTCGAACCTTTCGATATTTTCATCATGTATTCGATCACCCAGACTTACGGGATTTTGGTTCACACCAAAGCAGTGAAGAAACTTGGAGCACTGGAGTATTTTTTAGTCACTCCTTCACACCATCGCGTGCATCATGCTTCCAATGTGGAATACCTGGATAAGAACATGGGAATGATCCTGATTGTCTGGGACAAGCTTTTTGGCACTTTCCAGGCAGAAATAGACGATCTTCCGATTCAATTCGGATTGTACGAAAAGAAGATAGACAACAATCCGGCGAACGTTATTTTCCACGAATGGGTGTCTATTTACAAAGACGTTCGAAATGCAAGAGGACTGAAGAATAAATGGTTGTACATCACCAAGCCGCCCGGATGGAGCCCGGACGGAAGCACCATGACATCGAAACAATTGCGAAACCAGATAAAACAAGCAGAAAAGAAATAG
- the mtnA gene encoding S-methyl-5-thioribose-1-phosphate isomerase: protein MSAFRTIWTTEDKYVEVIDQRKLPHEWVVEKLISYKDAERAIKDMVVRGAPLIGATAAYGIYLAAREGANLEEAFADLRLSRPTAVNLFWALDRMKAKLEHATDLVETAWNEAAQIVEDDVETCRMIGVHGLPLIEELSKKKNGETVHILTHCNAGMLGCIEWGTITSPIYQAVQKGIKVHVWVDETRPRLQGANLTCYELTRHDVPHTLIVDNQGGHLMQHGMVDMCIVGTDRTTRQGDVANKIGTYLKALAAHDNQIPFYVALPSTTLDMTIRDGLKEIPIEQRNQNEVRYVVGKSKLTGQLDEVLICPETTQASNYGFDVTPARLVTALITERGVCSASEEGLVKLFPEYN, encoded by the coding sequence ATGAGCGCATTCAGAACCATTTGGACAACCGAAGACAAGTACGTAGAAGTTATTGATCAACGCAAACTGCCACACGAATGGGTGGTTGAAAAATTGATTTCCTATAAGGATGCGGAACGTGCGATCAAGGACATGGTTGTTCGTGGTGCTCCGTTAATCGGTGCTACGGCGGCTTACGGAATATACCTGGCTGCAAGGGAAGGTGCGAATCTCGAAGAAGCTTTTGCGGATCTGCGTCTTTCCCGTCCTACGGCTGTGAATTTGTTCTGGGCGCTAGACCGCATGAAGGCAAAACTGGAACATGCGACCGATTTAGTGGAAACAGCCTGGAATGAAGCTGCTCAAATCGTAGAGGATGACGTGGAAACCTGTCGCATGATCGGTGTACACGGCTTGCCGCTGATCGAAGAACTTTCGAAGAAAAAAAACGGGGAAACCGTTCATATATTGACGCATTGCAACGCAGGAATGCTTGGTTGTATCGAATGGGGAACCATTACCTCACCGATTTACCAGGCGGTACAAAAAGGAATCAAGGTGCATGTTTGGGTGGATGAAACCCGTCCGCGCCTGCAGGGAGCGAATCTCACCTGCTATGAATTGACCAGACACGATGTACCGCATACCCTGATCGTAGACAATCAGGGCGGACATTTGATGCAGCACGGCATGGTCGATATGTGTATCGTTGGAACGGACAGAACAACCCGACAAGGAGATGTTGCGAACAAAATAGGTACTTACCTGAAGGCATTGGCGGCTCACGATAACCAGATTCCGTTTTACGTGGCGCTTCCGTCAACTACGCTGGATATGACTATCCGTGACGGTTTGAAGGAAATTCCGATCGAACAGCGAAACCAGAACGAGGTGCGCTATGTGGTTGGAAAGAGTAAATTGACCGGCCAGTTGGATGAGGTATTGATCTGCCCCGAGACAACCCAGGCCAGCAATTACGGGTTTGATGTAACGCCGGCGCGTTTGGTTACTGCGTTAATTACCGAAAGAGGAGTTTGTAGTGCCAGCGAAGAAGGATTGGTGAAGCTCTTCCCGGAGTACAACTAA
- a CDS encoding T9SS type A sorting domain-containing protein: MKLFLTLITGLATALFATGQTFSPQNSGVSSQLNGIDFSSPSVGIAVGNAGVIRKTVDAGLNWTYSGSGTSYDLTGVAYLNGSTYIAVGKNGTILRTTNGGTSWSLVNSGTTNDLTGIFVNGLNIYVTGTNGTILISTNSGNAWNPTNTGISFKLNKIFFVSDLIGYAVGDGGTILKTVNAGQGWNFLTSGTNTHSLTDIYFTDGNTGVVVGGIAGTNEAITLRTTNAGSVWTSNNISGIILSGVGFYPDNSVGYAVGGSYTGNTSVILKSTSQGASWTPVTSSSSRQLAVCFPGNGIGYSCGLNGTILRLATNTLDVEEQNTESDIQISPNPGNGIFYVSGELAGNFSIEVLAANGQRVALVENGNQIDLTAAPKGMYVAVIKSGSSVVTRQLVKE; encoded by the coding sequence ATGAAATTATTTTTGACGTTAATTACAGGATTAGCTACCGCGTTATTTGCCACCGGGCAAACCTTTTCGCCTCAGAACAGCGGAGTTTCTTCGCAGTTGAACGGGATTGACTTTTCAAGTCCGTCTGTTGGAATTGCTGTTGGAAACGCAGGAGTCATCCGTAAAACGGTTGATGCAGGTTTGAACTGGACTTATTCCGGTTCGGGTACGTCATATGATTTGACCGGAGTAGCGTATTTGAACGGATCTACCTACATTGCCGTGGGTAAGAACGGAACGATCCTCAGAACCACCAATGGAGGGACAAGCTGGTCATTGGTGAATTCCGGAACGACCAACGATCTCACCGGGATTTTTGTAAACGGCCTGAATATTTACGTAACGGGAACAAACGGAACCATTTTGATTTCTACCAATTCGGGGAATGCCTGGAACCCGACCAATACCGGGATCTCGTTTAAATTGAATAAGATCTTTTTTGTTTCAGACCTGATCGGGTATGCAGTTGGAGACGGAGGAACGATCCTGAAAACAGTCAACGCCGGGCAAGGCTGGAATTTTCTCACCAGCGGCACCAATACGCATTCATTGACAGATATTTATTTCACGGATGGAAATACGGGGGTTGTTGTGGGAGGAATAGCCGGTACGAACGAAGCAATTACTTTGCGCACGACAAACGCCGGTTCTGTCTGGACTTCCAATAATATTTCCGGAATTATCCTAAGCGGAGTAGGATTCTACCCGGACAATTCGGTGGGCTATGCAGTTGGCGGAAGTTATACCGGGAATACCAGCGTCATTTTAAAATCAACAAGCCAGGGAGCTTCCTGGACACCGGTTACCTCCAGTTCTTCGCGCCAGCTGGCAGTTTGTTTTCCGGGCAACGGGATCGGCTATTCCTGCGGATTAAACGGAACGATCTTACGTTTGGCAACCAATACATTGGATGTGGAAGAACAAAACACCGAATCGGATATCCAAATCAGCCCGAACCCGGGGAATGGGATTTTCTATGTTTCCGGAGAGTTAGCAGGTAATTTTTCCATTGAAGTCTTAGCTGCAAACGGACAGCGCGTTGCTTTGGTAGAGAATGGGAATCAAATCGATCTGACAGCCGCTCCGAAAGGAATGTATGTAGCCGTGATCAAATCCGGATCATCTGTTGTTACGCGACAATTGGTGAAAGAGTAA